CTATGTTAGCCAATGAATTTAATGCCTTAACAGATGAATATCATGTAGAGTTTCATTGTAAAATGAGTAAAACTTATGTGGCAAGTGACATCACCTTACTAGCAAGAATTGTACAAAACTTCCTCAGTAATGCCTTCCGCTATGCCCATAGATGTGACAAGAAAAACCAGAGTAAAGTATTGTTGGGTTGTCGAAGACAAGGTAATGAAATATCAATCCAAGTGTTCGACAACGGCCCTGGCATTCCGATAGACAAACAACAGCAAGTTTTTGACCAGTTTACTCAATTAAACAATAGCAATGTTATGGGCCCTAAAGGACTTGGCTTAGGACTAAATATTGCCCAGAGCTTGGCGAATATTCTTGAGCACAAAATTGATTTAAAATCGAAACCAGGTCATGGCTGTTTGTTTAGTGTTAATGCACCGATGACGCTAGCGCCTGCGGCAAAAGAGCAAACATTACCCCCTGCGAGTATGAGTTTGCACGGTGTAGGCGTATTGTGTATAGACAATGAGCCCGCAATACTTGATGGCATGTCTAAATTGTTGAGTGCATGGCAGTGTCAAGTTTTCACCGCTGTTGACGCCCAGCAAGCCAGAGAGCTTTATGCAAAACACGAAGACGAGATTGATATTTTACTGGTCGATTATCAACTAGACGGTTGCCAAGACGATAACACTATTATGGCTACTGATATGCTGATCAGTGAGAGGAATGATAGTTCATGTTCAATTGATCCCGTTAATGGCATAGGGCTTATTAAACAATTAAGAGCAATGAGTCCTTATGCACTGCCTGCCATTCTTATTACCGCAACGACAGGTGAAAACCTGATGGCGTTAACTAAACAGCATAATATTGGCTATTTACGCAAAATAATCAGACCCCTTGCTTTACGTGCTTTAATGAGCTCGTTACTCACCGAAGAACTGGCAAAGAATTACTCACAAAATAATACATAAAAAAGTACTGTGTGTGAGTATTATTGTTATACGCAGAGACAATAAATCAGGATAAGGGCTTGGTTGATTATTTGATTGAGTACTTAATTAAGTGCTTAATTGAATACTTGAACGAGTAATAAGCTGGCTATTGGGATTGAGCAACACAGCCTTGCTGTATAGCTCAATCAACAACAGTAGGTATTAACTTAAAGCATTGGTATCACTGACCAAAAGTGCTTTGATTTAATTGTAATTCATTTAAAGTGATCACCGCTTGAGTGCGGTTTCGTACACCCAATTTTAAAAAGATAATACTGGCATGGCTCTTAATGGTAGATTCTGATGTACCAAGCTGAGACGCTATTTGCTTGTTGAGTAACCCATCTGCAAACATTAATAGAATCTCATGCTGCTTAGGGGTTAAAGACGCAATTTTATCATCTATATTATTGACTTTTTCATTCGGGTTAAACTCACCGTCAGGTGTCCATAATGTGCCATTAAGTACTTCTTTTATGGCAACAAGCATTTGAGGTACCGGCGTCGATTTAGGAATAAAACCAGCAGCGCCAAAACTCATCGCTTTATGGATTGTTTCTTTATCTTCAAAACCAGAAATAACCACGATACCTAAGTCAGGATGTGAACGTCTAATACTAATTAAACTGTTAAAACCATGTGCCCCAGGTATATCCAGATCAAGCAAGAGTAAATCAGCTTTCTCTTCACTTTGTAAATGCAGCTCAAGCTCAGGAATATTTTGCGCATCCACAATTACCGCACTAGTGAAGTGAGATTTTAACGTGATGGTTAATGCTTGGCGAAATAGAGGATGATCGTCAGCCAATATTATTTTCATGTTATCGAACATAATTAAATTCATCCTTCAACCGACTATGATTATTATAATATCGGCTGTTTTTTATTAAATGAAAACTTTTACTATTACAAACACAATAACAAAGTCTGTATGAAGCTGCTAGGGAGATTTTAAATTTATCTTCGGTGTGTTGACAACAAAACAGCAGCATTGTCTGCAATTATTCACGTTATTTACGGGGGTATTACGCAATAAAAGATTGAATATAATTGAGGTTATTCTTTTGGATTTAATAACTCAGCATGCTCTAGTACTAATTGTTTTAAGTATTGCCAAACGGTATTTACATGTGACAATCGTTTACTCTCTGGATGAGTAACCAGCCAGAAACTTCTGCTAATAGTAATATCTTGGCTATGAAGTTTAATAAGGCTTTTATCTTGATCGGCAAGAAAACAAGGAAGAATTCCAATACCTAAACCACTTTTAATCGCAAAATATTGGCTGATAATGCTGGTGCTACTAAAATTTGCTTTTAACTCACCTGATAAATAACGGTCTAACTCTTTTATGTAGGACAGCTGGTCGGTAAATATTAGATTATCGACGTAAGTGACCCATTTATGTTCAGCTAAATTATCAAGGGTTATACCTTGCGGATATTGCTTTAAATTATGGTCTAAATAATCCTGATGTACGTAAAGCTGTAATTTATAATCGCAAAGTTTTGACACTATCATCGAGGTACTTTTGGGACGCTCAACTGCAATAGCGATATCGGCTTCATTTCTACTGATTTTTACATAACGTGAAAAAAGTAATAAGTGTACATCAATGCTGGGATGCTGTTGTTGCAATGTCAAAAGGTTGGGTGAAACAAAAAAATTACCTAACGCTTCGGTCACACCAATACGAACTAAGCCACAATTTTCTTCATTATTATTGTGAATACTGGAAAGTGCATGTTGTGCATCCTGCTCCATTTTACAGGCTGATGTAAGTAACATTTCGCCATCAGGCGTTAATACATGACCGTCTTGCGTTCGGTCAAATAGTTTTGTCGCTATACTTTCTTCTAACTTATGCAAACGCCTAGACACAGTGGAAGCATCCATCGTTAAGCGTTTAGCGGCTGTTGATAGTCGCTCGGCACGAGCAACCTCAAGAAATATTTTAATATCATCCCAATTCATCTACTTAGTCTACTCTTTCTAGAATGCCATTGCAAAAATGCAAAGCGTATTGCATTTATGTTTATTGTGACAACATTAAGAAAGGCCTATCTTGCTTATATCGATTTAAATAATTTTAATGTTTTTAATGTTTTTAATGTTTTTAATAAATAGAGGTTGCTATGAGTATTACTGAAGTTCCACTAATCATTAATGGTGAAAAAGTTCGTTCACAAACTACAGAGTGGTTAGATGTTTTAAACCCTGCGACTCAAGAAGTTGTTGCTCGTGTCCCTATTGCAACTGCAGAAGAAATTGAATTAGCCGTTCAAAGTGCACAAACTGCATTCAAAACTTGGTCTAAAACGTCGTTAACTAATCGTATGCGCATTATGGTAAATTTTGCACATTTGGTTCGTGAAAATACTCAAGAGTTAGCTGAGTTAGTAACATTGGAACATGGTAAAACATTACCTGATGCTGAAGGTGAAGTTGGTCGAGCGTTAGAAGCAATTGAAAATGCTTCTTCAGTAACTCGCTTACAACTAGGCGATATGGGCAATAATGTTGCTACTGGTGTCGACACTTATACATTACATAAGCCACTTGGCGTAGGCCTAGGTATTACGGCTTTTAATTTTCCATTAATGCTAGCGGCCTTTATGTTTCCGCCAGCAATTGCTTGTGGTAATACCTTTGTTCTTAAACCATCAGAGCAAGCTCCTTCATCAACAGTACGTTTTGTAGAACTAGCTATTGAAGCGGGTTTACCTGCAGGCGTTATCAATGTTGTCCACGGCGGCCCTGATGCAGTGAATGCGTTAATTGAACATGAACACGTAAAAGCAGTATCGTTTATTGGATCTACTCATGTTGGTACGCATATATACAATCACGCGAGCAAACATGGAAAACGTGCACAATCAATGATGGGCGCTAAAAACCATATGGTTATTATGCCTGATGCAAATAAAGACAGAGCTATCAATGATTTACTTGGTTCAGCTTTTGGTGCTGCCGGTCAACGTTGTATGGCTAACCCTGTCACTATTTTAGTTGGCAAGTCTCGAGATTGGTTACCTGAAATAGTAGAACGTGCAAAATTAATGAAAGTAGGTCCTGGCTCTCAGCGTGATGCTGACTTAGGCCCTGTTGTATCGCCTCAAGCTAAAAAACGTATTATCAGCTTACTTGATAGTGGTGTTGAGCAAGGCGCTACCATGTTAATTGATGGCAGAAACTGTCAGGTTGAAGGTTATCCAAATGGTAATTTTGTTGGCCCAACATTATTCACCAATGTTACTACTGACATGGATATTTATACTCAAGAAATCTTTGGCCCAGCATTATGTGTTTTAGAAGCTGAAACATTAGAAGAAGCCATCGCAATTATCAATGCTAACCCTAATGGTAATGGTACCTCTATTTTCACCTCTTCAGGTTGGAATGCGCGTTTATTTGAAAATGAAATTGATGTTGGCCAAGTCGGTATTAACGTTCCTATTCCGGTTCCAGTTGCCTTCTTTAGCTTTACTGGATCAAGAGCTTCAAAATTGGGTGACTTAGGTCCAAACGGTAAACAAACAGTTAGCTTTTGGACACAAACTAAGTCAGTAACGGCACGTTGGTTTGAACCAGATCATGAAGATGGATTGAATGTTCACACCACTATTAGCATGAAATAAAGCACCAACTATTTTTCGATAAGAAGTTCTCGACGCCTCTTTTTCAATGAGAGGTTATCGTCGAGAATTTATCATTGAGAGGTTAATAGTTGAGGATATTTTAATACAACAGTAGTGTATCGTCTTAGCACTGCCGTTTAAAATAATTAAGTACAAACAACAGGAGAACGTCATGGCGAATATTGCTTTTATAGGTTTAGGAAATATGGGTGGCCCAATGGCCATCAACTTAGTCAAAGCCGGACATCAGGTTTGTGTTTTTGACTTATCAGAGCAAGCCGTTGCTAACGTAGTAGAGCAAGGTGCAACAACGCAACCACAAGCCAGTGATTGTGTGAAAGATGCTGAATTTATTATTTCAATGCTGCCTGCTGGCAAGCATGTTGAAGCCGTATTTCTCTCAGAAAATGGCTTGATAAATCATATCGCTAAAGGCGCTTTAGTTATTGACTCTTCTACCATTGACTCTGCTACTTCAATCAAAGTTGGTACTGTTTTGTTAGAACAAGGTATCAATTTTATTGATGCTCCTGTTTCTGGTGGCGTAGGTGGTGCAACTGCCGGTACATTAAGCTTTATGGTTGGTGGCAGTGAAGCTGATTTTAACCAAGCTAAACCCGTTTTAGATACCATGGGTAAAAATGTTTTTCATGCCGGTAATCATGGCGCTGGTCAGGTGGCTAAAGCCTGTAACAACATGCTGTTATCAGTATTAATGTTAGCGACCTCTGAAGCTTTACAACTAGGTATCAGCAATGGTTTAGATGCTTCCGTATTGTCAAATATTATGAGTAGTAGTTCAGGCAGTAACTGGACTCTTGATGTCTATAACCCCTGCCCTGGTGTAATGGAAAATGTCCCATCATCTAATGATTATCAGGGTGGCTTTATGGTTGACTTGATGGCTAAAGATTTAGGCTTGGCGATGGATACAGCGGTAAAAAGTCACTCATCAACACCAATGGGTGCATTAGCGCGTAGTTTATACGCTATGCATGCTGCCAATGGTAATGGTGCAAAAGATTTCTCAAGTGCTTTTAATCTTTTCAATCAAGCAAAGTAAGTTATTTTCTTCTTTTAGAAATTACTGTAGCTACGATTAAGAACGATCCAAAGAAAAGGCCGATACATTATGTATCGGCCTTTTGATTTCATCAAAAGATAGTATTTTACTCAAGCAGTAAATCATTACTTGAATCAAATATAATAGCGTCTGCACTAGTCAGAATCGCCCCTCTCTACCCATTTACTTCCAAGTTGTTTTCAAGTTATTTTCAAGTTATTTCTAGCAAGTAAGACTTCCGCTTATCGGTTCAATTTAGCTAAATAAAAGAAGTTACATTGCAATATCCACGGTGAATTTTGCAAGTCTACATGACTCAATTCGATACATTTTTCAAAAATAACAACACTAATACCACTTCATTCAATAATCCTAACTCCTTACCCACTAACAATTAATCTAATTTAGCCCCCCAAATAGGACTGCTAATCCTCCCCATTTTGTTCAGAAAACAAATTAAACAATTAACACTTGTAAATGATAATGATTACCATTAGGATCTGCGTTCTTTTTAACGTTACATCTTTAAACATAATGAATAATAAAATGACAAAAAACAAAATATTAAACATGAAAAAAGTGTCTTTAGGAACAGTACTTATCTCTTCGCTTGTTAATCAAGTTTCAGCACAAGAGGTACCTGATATTGGTTATGAGTCGGACACAATAGAACATATTGCAGTTTCTGGCAGACCGATGAGTGATATTGAAAAACCTTCTACCGCAGCAACCAAAATGGATGTATCTATCAAAGATACTGGCCGTTCTATGATGGAACTTGATGCTGATGATTTAAAAATGCGTGCCCTACAAGATGTCAGAGAGGCGTTCAATTATGTTGCTGGTTTTAGAGCCAATGGCCCTGCGGATCGTACTTACATTGCACGTGGTTTTTCAACCAGTATAGACAATGTAATGGTCGACGGTTTACGTTCATTACAAGGTGGCGAAGGTGGTACAGGCTCTAAGTTACCAAGTACTTTTAATGCAGAAAACACGACATTCCTTCGTGGCCCTGAAGCAATTCTTTATGGCGCGGGTGTTGCGGGTGGTTTGATTAATATTACCAGTAAAAAGCCTCAAACGACGGCTAAAACATCCATTGGGCTTAATAACCGAAGTTATGCCTCAAGCGATACCGGTAATTTCAAGCGCAATGACACCAGCTTTAACCTAGATAGTACCGGCCCAATAACCGATGAAAGTGTGCTATATCGGGTGTTAGCACAATACACCCCATCAGGTGACCACTTTCAAGATGGTCGCGAAATTGAAGAACTGCTACTTGATGCTGCATTAAGCTTCGAACTAGGTGAAAACACCACTATATTACCCCGCTTTGAAAGAACCGATCGTAAACGAACGGGTGGTAGCGGTTATGCCGATGGTGTATTCGAGTCCACCTTTGCATCAGGTGAAGTGACAACTTATGGCAAACCTATTAATCGTGGTAAGTACTACGGTAGTCCAATAGATGTTGGTGAAAATGAATCAACAAGCGCCAGTGTACTGATCAAACATCAAATAGCTGAAGATTGGAAACTTGCTGCGAACTTCCGTCATAATGAAACTACTTCCAATGCCTTAGATTTGTACATTTCTGATTCATCAGCATTAGAAAATGAAGTAGGTAAGGATCTCGTTAATCGCAAATGGGTATACTCTGCGGGTGATGATAGCTATAACTTATTTGATATTAACTTTGAAGGTAAAGTGGAAACCGGTAGCATTAAACATCATTTACTTGCTGGTTATAACTATCGAGATATGGACATTAAATTTGCGCGTAGTTTTCAAGATAGCGCAGATGCGGTTGGCAAGAATCCAATTTCAGCCTCAAACCCAGATCAACAAGTCACGGGTCCTATTCCTGATGGTCTTGTCGATAGTCCTGCCAAACCACGCACTCAAACCGATACTAATATTTACTTAAAAGATCGTATCAGTATAGGTAACACTACCATAGCCGCTGGCCTTGCTTATGTTAAACAAGATCAAGAAGAGTTAAGCAGTGGTGAAACAATCGCTTCCAGCTTTGACGATACACTTTGGGACTTAGGCGTTGTACAAAAAATTAACCGTGATATTAATGTCTTTGCTACCTATAGCCGAGCATATGAACCGGTTAAAGGTCGTTATATTATCGAGTATGGTAATGGTAAAACAGACTATAAACCTGTTGAAGGCAATAACTATGAGTTAGGAATAAAGGGTGATTTACTTAATAACAATTTAACTGCTGCCGTTACATTATTTGCACTAGATCGTAGTAACAGCACTAAATTTAATCGAGGTGATGACGGTTGGGAATTATTGCAACTTGATGGTAAAAGTTTTGAATCAAAAGGTGTTGAAGTTGATGCAGCAATGTACTTTTCGCCAAAGTTTAACAGTAGTTTAAGTTATGCCTATACTGACGCACATGACACTGTCGGTGACGATAAAGGTGTTCAATCGAATAATACCCCTAAACATGCGGTATCACTGTGGAACAACTATACCTTTGATAAAAACATCAGTTTTGCTTTAGGATTACGTTATGAATCTGAACGTAATGATGGAGATTATAAAATAAAAAGTTATTTTGAAGCCGATGTCGGTGCCTATTACAAAACAGACGATTGGGATGCAGCATTGGTCGTTAATAATGTGCTTGATAAAAATCGAGTTGAAGCCGGCGCTAACTGGGTTACAGTACAACCTAATACACCTAGAGCGGTTAATTTGTCACTAAACTATCACTTCTAGAAAGCACTTCTATAAGGGCTTTCTAGAGAGCATATGCTAATCAATAACTTTACATTTAACTAGGCAAACACTCGTCCTTAATCTGTCAGTGAATAAGCAGGTTAAGGACGCGTTTACAAAAATCATGATCACAAAACTACCTCAAGTGCTTTCGCCAATACAAGTGGCTTCTATTATTCAATTAATTGAACATGGCAGCTTTAATAGTGGTAAAGATACTGCTGGCTGGCACGCAAAAGCAGTAAAGAACAATCTGCAATGGCAAGGAGAAACTGAATTAAATGAACAAATACAAACAGGCATACAAGGAGCATTAACACAGCATCCACAATTTACCGGCGCTGCTTATGCAAAGTCGATGATGCCCTTTATTATTAGCGAATCAACCTTAGGTGGCGGCTACGGCGATCATATTGATGATGCGCTCATGGTAAACGAGACAGTGTTACGAACAGACATTTCTTGCACGCTCTTTTTAACTCCTCCTCAAGATTACGAAGGCGGTGAACTAGTGATGAACTTATCAGGAATGGAAATGGCATTTAAATTAAACGCCGGTGACGCCATCATTTATCCAAGCACTACCTTACATCGCGTTAATCCGGTGACTTCTGGTTCAAGAAAAGTAGCTTTAACCTGGATTGAAAGTCATATCCCTCAAGCTTCACAGCGTGAAATTTTATTTGATTTAGACTGTGCCCGCAAAGATATTATGGAGCATCATGGTAAAACCGATGCCTTTGATCGTATCACCAAAACACATGCTAACTTATTACGCCAATGGGCGATGACATAGTAACTTTTGACAGGGTAAACTACATCTAGCTTATAAGTCTTATTTAACTAACTTATGAACTGAATCGGGTATTAAATGAATATTTCACTTAATACCCGATAAGACATTCAACTGCTGGTTTATCGTTAAATTCAGATTAAATAAAGGTTAAAGAGTGAAGATTACCTTAACTCTCTGCGCAATAATTTACCTACACTCGATTTAGGAATCTCATCAATAAAGACCACATGTTTAGGTGCTTTATAAGCCGTTAAACCTTGGCGACAAAAGCTGATGACATCTTTCTCTGTAATTTTAGCATCTTCAGAGTCTTTATCAGTAACAACAAAAAGCTTAACCGCTTCACCTGTTTTCTCATCATCAACGCCGATACAAGCAGATTCTAATATACCTGGCATTTTGGCCACTTCAGCTTCAATTTCATTTGGGTAAACATTGAAACCCGAAACATTAATCATATCTTTTATGCGATCGACAATATGGAAAAATCCATGTTCGTCTAACATGGCAACATCACCTGTTTTGAAATACCCATCAGGGGTCATACATTCAGTGGTTGCTGCAACATTATTCCAATAACCCGACATCACTTGCGGGCCTTTGGCACATAATTCACCTGACTGGCCTTGTTCAACACTATTACCCATCACATCACGAATGGAAATATCAGTGTTAGGCACGGGTACACCGATACCAGGAACATCATCAGTATGATCTACACTACCAAAATTTAACGTTAAAATAGGTGAAGTTTCTGATAAACCATAACCTTCTTGCAGTTTAACCCCGGTAACTTGTCGCCATTTATCAGCCACTGCTTGCTGAACGGCTGCGCCGCCGCCAATACAAAGTTTCAATGAGGAGAAATCAACGTTTTCAAAGCCTGGCGTATGTAATAAGCCGTTATATAAGGTGTTAACGCCGGTAAACATAGTCGCTGGGGTATTTTTCCACACCTCAACAAAGCTCGGCATATCACGTGGATTGGTGACTAAAACATTTTTAGCGCCAAAGCTAAAATAACTAAGGGTATTCGCCATCAAAGCAAAGATGTGGTACATCGGGATAGCGGTGATAACAATGTCATTGCCGTAATCAATATGCGCTTTAGCAAATTCTTTATATTGCAATATATTAGCGATTAAATTGCCATGACTCAGCATAGCCCCTTTAGATAAACCTGTGGTACCACCGGTATATTGCAAAAACAGTAAGTCATCTTGGCATAATGCTGGCTCATTCAAACCCAGAGTTTTACCCTGCGCTAGCGCATCAGTAAAACTGATGGTATTAGTTAAACGTTCGTCTACCCCTGCACAAGGTAAACCTTTATTAACTAAGTCATCTAAATCGACAGTGATAATATTCTTAATACCCGTATTATCTAAAATCTCGGCTAACATTTGGGTTGACGGAGAGAAAATTATAATCGTATCAACTTGCGCATCATTAAGTTGGTGTTCTAGCTCTCTTGGCGTGTACATAGGGTTAACATTAACTTGTACACCACCAACACGAATGATGCCCCACATGGCTATCGGAAAACATAAGGTATTAGGACACATTAGTGCCACACGATCATTTTTGACGACGCTCAATTTATTTTGTAAATAAGCGGCAAAATCGCGTGATAATTCATCTACTTGTTCAAAAGTAAGTTCCGCACCAAAATTACTGTAAGCAGTGTTCTTCTGATACTTTGCTGAGGTTTGTTGCAGTAAATCGGTTAAAGAAGAATAACGGCTTAAGTCGACAGTATGTGCCACGTTTTCAGGATAATTGGTAAACCAAGATTTAGTCATGTGCTTTCCTTAAGTAACTAGCTTTGTTTAGAATATAGTAGAACAAGCATCAAAACAAAACAGTAATAATACCAACCAGACTAACTAAATGATCTTTTAAAATGGTCTAAATATCCAATAACATCGTTGCTTTCAATCCCAATAGCCAGCTATTGCTCAATCAAGCGCCTTGCTCATGAAAATTTATCTTCATTAAAATTTGACCCCTTAATTAATCTCATTGGTATAAATAGTATAAATTGTTGTCGTTATTTTTATTGTTAAGTGACTAACGAATAAATAACTTATAGACAAGTTGATGAATTTCTTTGCCAAACGGTGGGAACAATAAGGACCCCAAACTGATTCGTCCTCGTGAAAGTACCGCTTTACTATGCGAGAAGGTTTTGAAACCTTCACTGCCATGATATTGCCCCATGCCTGATGCACCAATACCACCAAAAGGTAAATCGTCATTAATAACATGAAACGCAGCATCGTTAATACAAACGCCACCAGCATGGGTATTGAGTAAAACTTTCTGCTGAAATGCTTTATTAAAACTACAAATATATAGGGCAAGCGGTCGAGGTTTACTGTTGATATAAGCAATTGTTTCATCAATTTTTTTATAACCAATTATTGGCATTAACGGACCAAAAATCTCTTGCTGCATCACACTCATATCGTCAGTAACATTGGTTAGTATTGTTAACGGCATTTTTCTGGATGAGCCGTTACTACTGTCTGGGATTAACGGAATGATATTGGCACCTTTCGCTTTGGCATCCGTTAACAAACTATCAATTCGCGCTTTCTGTGCATCGTTAATTATGCAGGTGCAATCAACATTATCCTGAGTATTGGGGTACATAGTTTGATAAGCACCTTTAAACGCTTGTGTTAGCTCAGCTACCTTATTCTCTGGACAAAAGAGGTAATCTGGCGCGACACACGTCTGCCCTGAGTTAAGAGTTTTCCCTAAAATCAATCGACTCACCGCGGTTTTTATATCAATGTCATCATCAATAATCGTCGGAGATTTACCGCCCAACTCTAACGTGACTGGCACTAAATTTTCAGCGGCGGCTTTCATCACCAATTTGCCGACACCCGTTGAGCCAGTAAAGAATAAGTGGTCAAAAGCAATACTTGAAAAGGCTGCAGCCATATCTGCTTCCCCGCATACAATCGCGACTTTTTTGTGTGGGAAATTATTAGCCACTAATTCAGCCAATAGGATATTAGTGTTAGGCGTATATTCGCTCATTTTTATCATAGCGGTATTACCCGCAGCTAAAGCGGTGGTCAATGGCCCAAAAGCAAGAAAAACAGGGTAATTCCATGGCGCGATAATGCCAACCACACCTTTGGGTTGAAAAATAACTTCACCTTTTGCTGGTTGAAATAATATGCCGATATGTTTTTTTTCTGG
The DNA window shown above is from Colwellia psychrerythraea 34H and carries:
- a CDS encoding coniferyl aldehyde dehydrogenase: MIEITSQKALTDTFLQQKQHFANNTYPSYQDRLSDLTKLKAILIDNQQAFIDAMSQDFGHRSADDTKLGDILSTVMGINYAIKKLKGWMKPEKKHIGILFQPAKGEVIFQPKGVVGIIAPWNYPVFLAFGPLTTALAAGNTAMIKMSEYTPNTNILLAELVANNFPHKKVAIVCGEADMAAAFSSIAFDHLFFTGSTGVGKLVMKAAAENLVPVTLELGGKSPTIIDDDIDIKTAVSRLILGKTLNSGQTCVAPDYLFCPENKVAELTQAFKGAYQTMYPNTQDNVDCTCIINDAQKARIDSLLTDAKAKGANIIPLIPDSSNGSSRKMPLTILTNVTDDMSVMQQEIFGPLMPIIGYKKIDETIAYINSKPRPLALYICSFNKAFQQKVLLNTHAGGVCINDAAFHVINDDLPFGGIGASGMGQYHGSEGFKTFSHSKAVLSRGRISLGSLLFPPFGKEIHQLVYKLFIR